One region of Polaribacter pectinis genomic DNA includes:
- a CDS encoding SusC/RagA family TonB-linked outer membrane protein, with protein sequence MRKKITLLLLLFITVCLNAQTINVKGVVKDAATGDMLPGVSVIIKGSTVGAETDFDGMYALSNVKQGSTLVFSYLGYKTKEVTAKSVLNVMLEESAESLDEIVVVGYGKQKRKDVTGSVSLVGAETLEALQPINAAAALQGTSAGVAVNLSSGAPGAGVNILIRGISSNTNNQPLTIVDGYEGDLNSVNPNDIESITILKDAQAAIYGIKGANGVVLVITKIGKKNKAPTVRYDSYAAIQQTTRKLNYLNATEYALVLNEAYAASGQSLPFNNVSNLGVGTDWQDELFNDAFLINHNISLSGGGENFKYFVSASRTEQDGIIAKEKSNFIRNNIKLNLGVDVTDKLNFSLISNYFTSASKGFSGSVLFNGLNYAPTYTTDQDDTNNFLGIEIVNPLSQLANTFGENNGNGIEGNFKLEYKPIEGLSITSRLGYKIFNEKQRSFTPIQNYGASKVFNQTQSSVYQFKATSTRVVFENFATYNKTFAENHNTTFTLGTSVQNDLFDGIYASGVDVPNNSFEFADLSLTDPQNEQRSLNSGSSDVRLISYFSRLQYDYKGKYLFSGLVRRDAASVFSQNQRVDYFWSATTGWKVSEEDFLKDSETINFLKLRASYGTLGNFVGNNLYRSLLDGEATYVFDGDLASGRAQGRLPNPQAQWETAEKLDIGLDINFFDDKLTVVADYFRESRKDLLIENFPVSGILGSGAPGGGNPTVNAGVSRNTGGELAINYKAINKEDFSVNLGYNVTYVKNEVTEVLGGAFVEGGGFAIGNPAPSRMEVGQPIGYFYGLQTDGIFQNQAEVDAHPSQDGLGSNLTSPGDIRYKDVNNDGVIDFNDRTNIGKPQADFYMGLNLSVNYKNWDFATYLYAEVGKEIVRNYERFLPNVNKPNYYLARWTGEGTSNSVPRLTNDATNNKLFSDFFVEDGSFLRMQNIQIGYSFSPKTLEAIGLTKLRLYTTVNNVFTLTEYSGFDPTINGGAIGAGIDYGSYPSARQFILGLNVTF encoded by the coding sequence ATGAGAAAAAAAATCACATTATTACTCTTACTGTTTATTACAGTTTGTTTAAACGCACAAACAATAAATGTAAAAGGAGTTGTTAAAGACGCCGCAACTGGAGATATGTTGCCAGGTGTTAGTGTTATCATTAAAGGTTCAACAGTTGGAGCGGAAACAGATTTCGATGGTATGTATGCTTTATCTAATGTAAAACAAGGATCTACTCTTGTGTTTAGCTATTTAGGCTATAAAACTAAAGAAGTAACTGCTAAAAGTGTTCTTAATGTAATGTTAGAAGAATCTGCAGAATCTTTAGATGAAATTGTTGTAGTAGGTTATGGGAAACAAAAACGAAAAGATGTTACAGGTTCTGTGTCATTGGTAGGTGCAGAAACATTAGAAGCTCTTCAGCCAATTAATGCAGCAGCTGCTCTACAAGGTACAAGTGCAGGTGTGGCAGTTAATCTTTCATCAGGTGCACCTGGTGCAGGAGTAAATATTTTAATTAGAGGTATTAGTTCTAATACAAACAACCAGCCTTTAACAATTGTAGATGGGTATGAAGGTGATTTGAATAGTGTAAACCCAAATGATATTGAATCTATTACTATACTTAAAGATGCACAAGCTGCCATTTATGGAATTAAAGGTGCAAATGGTGTAGTATTAGTAATCACAAAAATTGGTAAAAAGAACAAAGCACCAACTGTTAGGTATGATAGTTATGCTGCAATTCAACAAACTACTCGTAAGTTAAATTATCTAAATGCAACAGAATATGCATTGGTTTTAAATGAAGCCTATGCAGCAAGTGGTCAGTCTCTCCCTTTTAACAATGTTAGTAATTTAGGTGTAGGTACAGATTGGCAAGATGAATTGTTTAATGATGCTTTCTTAATAAACCATAATATTAGTTTGTCTGGAGGTGGAGAAAATTTTAAATATTTTGTTAGTGCTTCTCGAACAGAACAAGATGGTATTATTGCTAAAGAAAAATCTAATTTTATAAGAAATAATATAAAATTGAATTTAGGAGTAGATGTTACTGATAAATTAAACTTCTCATTAATTAGTAATTACTTTACATCTGCCTCTAAAGGATTTTCTGGTTCTGTATTATTTAATGGTTTAAATTACGCACCAACTTATACTACAGACCAAGATGATACTAATAACTTTTTAGGAATTGAAATAGTAAATCCTTTAAGTCAATTAGCAAATACTTTTGGTGAAAACAATGGAAACGGTATTGAAGGAAATTTTAAATTAGAATATAAACCAATTGAGGGTTTAAGTATAACTTCTAGATTAGGTTACAAGATCTTTAATGAAAAACAACGCTCATTTACACCAATTCAGAATTATGGAGCTAGTAAAGTTTTTAATCAAACTCAAAGTTCTGTATATCAATTTAAAGCAACTTCTACAAGAGTAGTTTTTGAGAATTTTGCAACTTATAATAAAACTTTTGCAGAAAATCATAACACAACCTTTACATTAGGTACAAGTGTGCAAAATGATTTATTTGATGGTATTTACGCATCTGGTGTTGATGTGCCAAATAATTCTTTTGAATTTGCAGATCTAAGTTTAACAGATCCGCAAAATGAACAAAGAAGTTTAAACTCTGGTAGTAGTGATGTACGTTTAATTTCTTACTTCTCTAGATTACAGTATGACTATAAAGGGAAATATTTATTTTCTGGTTTAGTTAGAAGAGATGCTGCTTCAGTATTTTCTCAAAACCAAAGAGTAGATTATTTTTGGTCTGCAACTACTGGTTGGAAGGTTTCAGAAGAAGATTTTTTAAAAGATAGCGAAACTATTAACTTCTTAAAGTTAAGAGCAAGTTATGGTACTTTAGGTAATTTTGTAGGTAACAATTTATACAGATCTTTACTAGACGGAGAAGCAACTTATGTTTTTGATGGAGATTTAGCTTCTGGTAGAGCACAAGGTAGATTGCCTAACCCACAAGCTCAATGGGAAACTGCAGAAAAATTAGATATTGGTTTAGATATTAATTTCTTTGATGATAAATTAACTGTTGTTGCAGATTACTTTAGAGAAAGTAGAAAAGATTTATTAATAGAAAACTTTCCGGTCTCTGGTATTTTAGGGTCAGGGGCTCCAGGAGGAGGTAACCCTACAGTAAATGCAGGTGTTTCTAGAAATACAGGTGGAGAATTAGCTATAAATTATAAGGCGATAAATAAAGAAGACTTTTCTGTAAATCTAGGATATAATGTAACCTATGTAAAAAATGAAGTAACAGAAGTTTTAGGAGGTGCTTTTGTAGAAGGAGGTGGTTTTGCAATTGGTAACCCAGCACCATCAAGAATGGAAGTTGGACAGCCAATTGGATATTTCTATGGTTTACAAACAGATGGTATTTTTCAAAATCAAGCAGAAGTTGATGCACATCCATCACAAGATGGTTTAGGTTCTAACCTTACTTCACCAGGAGATATTAGATATAAAGATGTAAACAATGATGGAGTTATTGATTTTAACGATAGAACTAATATAGGTAAACCACAAGCAGATTTTTACATGGGTTTAAACCTTTCAGTAAATTATAAAAACTGGGATTTTGCAACCTATTTATATGCCGAAGTTGGAAAAGAAATAGTAAGAAATTACGAGCGTTTTTTACCAAATGTTAACAAACCTAATTATTATTTAGCAAGATGGACAGGAGAAGGAACAAGTAACTCTGTACCAAGATTAACAAACGACGCTACAAATAACAAGTTGTTTTCAGATTTCTTTGTAGAAGATGGTTCTTTCTTACGTATGCAAAACATTCAAATTGGATATAGTTTTTCACCTAAAACTCTAGAGGCAATAGGCTTAACAAAGTTAAGATTATATACTACTGTTAATAATGTATTTACATTAACTGAATATTCAGGATTCGATCCAACAATTAATGGTGGAGCAATTGGTGCTGGTATAGATTATGGTTCTTACCCATCTGCAAGACAATTTATTTTAGGTTTAAATGTTACATTTTAA
- a CDS encoding glycoside hydrolase family 2 TIM barrel-domain containing protein translates to MKNHFLSLVLFLFTFSFFAQAQKVKVINNEQGTKLVVNGEDFMINGMNWDYIPIGTNYSFSLWQQPDNFIKQALEAEMSLLKNMGVNAIRVYTGIQPKWIEYIYENYGIYTMLNHSFGRYGLSINGNWIPKTDYSNPQAQEVLIKEVKELVSTFKNTPGLLLYLLGNENNYGLVWEGAETEDIPINEKDHLEAAKHLYKMFNKAALEMKEIDKSHPIAMCNGDLGFLDIVAKECKDVDIYGTNMYRGKSFGNAFKRVKKELNKPIMFTEFGSDAFNALTNSEDQKMQSFFNVKNWKEIYQNAAGLGEAENSIGGFTFQFSDGWWKIGQTINLDTHENDATWSNGGYYLDTKKKSNNMNEEWFGICAKGPTNADGLYALYPRAAYYSLKEAHAINPYAKGVTCKTIKKHFSKIDLNKGVLKAKENKAQLNNNK, encoded by the coding sequence ATGAAGAACCATTTTTTAAGCCTAGTACTTTTTTTATTCACTTTTAGTTTTTTCGCACAAGCGCAAAAAGTAAAAGTCATTAATAATGAGCAAGGAACAAAATTAGTGGTTAATGGAGAAGATTTTATGATTAATGGAATGAATTGGGATTATATTCCTATTGGAACTAATTATTCTTTTAGTTTATGGCAACAGCCAGACAACTTTATTAAACAAGCTCTAGAAGCAGAAATGAGTTTGCTTAAAAATATGGGAGTAAATGCTATTCGTGTGTATACAGGTATACAGCCTAAATGGATAGAATACATTTATGAAAATTATGGTATTTATACCATGTTAAATCATTCTTTTGGAAGATACGGACTTTCTATAAATGGAAATTGGATACCAAAAACCGATTATTCTAATCCACAAGCTCAAGAAGTTTTAATAAAGGAGGTTAAAGAATTAGTAAGCACTTTTAAAAACACACCAGGTTTGTTACTTTATTTATTAGGTAATGAAAACAATTACGGTTTGGTTTGGGAAGGCGCAGAAACTGAAGATATTCCAATAAACGAAAAAGACCATTTAGAAGCAGCTAAACATTTGTATAAAATGTTTAATAAAGCAGCTTTAGAGATGAAAGAAATAGATAAATCTCATCCAATTGCAATGTGTAATGGAGATTTAGGTTTTTTAGATATTGTAGCTAAAGAATGTAAAGATGTAGATATTTATGGAACAAATATGTACAGAGGAAAATCTTTTGGAAACGCATTTAAAAGAGTGAAAAAAGAGTTGAACAAACCAATTATGTTTACAGAATTTGGTTCAGATGCTTTTAATGCTTTAACAAATTCTGAAGATCAAAAAATGCAATCTTTTTTTAATGTTAAAAACTGGAAAGAGATTTACCAAAATGCAGCAGGTTTAGGAGAAGCAGAAAATTCAATAGGTGGTTTTACATTTCAATTTAGTGATGGTTGGTGGAAAATAGGACAAACAATAAATTTAGACACGCATGAAAATGATGCAACTTGGTCTAATGGAGGTTACTATTTAGATACCAAAAAGAAGAGTAATAATATGAATGAAGAATGGTTTGGAATCTGTGCAAAAGGCCCAACAAATGCAGATGGTTTATACGCATTATATCCAAGAGCAGCATACTATTCTTTAAAAGAAGCACATGCAATTAATCCTTATGCTAAAGGAGTTACTTGTAAAACCATAAAAAAACATTTCTCAAAAATAGATTTAAACAAAGGAGTTTTAAAAGCGAAAGAAAATAAAGCGCAATTAAATAATAACAAATAA
- a CDS encoding glycoside hydrolase family 30 protein: MKTLKYIFNISLFMMMISCNQKDNKLIVDVYETSESGNKLTKLSNFISDKNASTIKLDTSKVFQTITGFGGAFTESSAYLLNRLSKKNRDTILEAYFSKEGANYSLTRTHMNSCDFSLSQYSYSPVEDDMELEHFTIKEDKDDLIPMIKDAMKVSEDGFKIFASPWTAAPWMKDNKEWVGGKLLPKYYDTWALFFSKYLDAYKEEGIDIWGFTVENEPLGNGNNWESMHYSPDEMTNFVQHHLGPKLDEDYPNVKILGYDQNREHLKEWVDSQFKNEETSKYFDGTAIHWYASTYDYFPEELQYAHNKAPNKYLIETEGCIDSQVPEWNNDTWYWKKEATDWGWDWAPEKDKYLHPKYAPVNRYARDIIGCLNNWVDGWVDWNMVLDRQGGPNWFKNWCIAPVIVDPEKDEVYFTPLYYTMAHFSKYIRPQAKVIGLENSDNDLQVTAAENPDGSIAVVVFNEGKTKKSFKLFLGEKETLVNIDAQALQTIMIPTKKNIQ, from the coding sequence ATGAAAACACTAAAATATATATTTAATATATCACTTTTTATGATGATGATTAGTTGTAATCAAAAAGATAATAAATTGATTGTAGATGTTTATGAAACTTCCGAAAGTGGAAATAAATTAACAAAACTTTCCAATTTTATTTCTGATAAAAATGCATCAACTATAAAATTAGATACTTCTAAAGTTTTTCAAACTATTACTGGTTTTGGAGGCGCTTTTACAGAGTCTTCTGCTTATTTGCTTAATCGATTGAGTAAAAAAAATAGAGATACAATTTTAGAAGCATATTTTTCTAAAGAAGGAGCAAACTATTCATTAACAAGAACACACATGAATTCATGTGATTTTTCTTTGTCTCAATATTCATATTCACCAGTTGAAGATGATATGGAGTTAGAACATTTCACTATTAAAGAGGATAAAGATGATTTAATCCCGATGATAAAAGATGCAATGAAAGTATCTGAAGATGGTTTTAAAATATTTGCTTCGCCTTGGACAGCTGCTCCTTGGATGAAAGATAACAAAGAATGGGTTGGAGGAAAATTACTACCTAAATATTATGATACTTGGGCACTTTTCTTTTCAAAATATTTAGATGCCTATAAAGAAGAAGGAATTGATATCTGGGGATTTACTGTAGAAAACGAACCTTTAGGAAATGGAAATAATTGGGAATCTATGCATTATTCTCCAGATGAAATGACAAATTTCGTACAACATCATTTAGGTCCAAAATTAGATGAAGATTATCCAAATGTAAAAATTTTAGGATATGATCAAAATAGAGAACACCTAAAAGAATGGGTAGATTCTCAATTTAAAAATGAGGAAACCTCTAAATACTTTGATGGAACAGCCATTCACTGGTACGCAAGTACTTATGATTATTTTCCTGAAGAATTACAATACGCACATAATAAAGCCCCTAATAAATATTTAATAGAAACAGAAGGTTGTATAGATTCTCAGGTGCCAGAATGGAATAATGATACTTGGTATTGGAAAAAAGAAGCAACAGATTGGGGTTGGGATTGGGCACCAGAGAAAGACAAATATTTACATCCAAAATATGCACCAGTCAATAGATATGCAAGAGATATTATTGGTTGTTTAAACAATTGGGTAGATGGTTGGGTAGACTGGAACATGGTTTTAGATAGACAAGGTGGCCCAAACTGGTTTAAAAATTGGTGTATTGCACCTGTAATTGTAGATCCAGAAAAAGATGAGGTTTATTTTACGCCACTTTATTATACAATGGCTCATTTCAGTAAATATATTAGACCACAAGCAAAAGTAATTGGTCTAGAAAATTCTGATAATGACTTACAAGTAACCGCAGCAGAAAACCCAGATGGCTCAATTGCAGTTGTTGTTTTTAATGAAGGAAAAACTAAAAAAAGTTTCAAATTATTTTTAGGAGAAAAAGAAACTTTAGTAAACATAGATGCGCAAGCATTACAAACGATTATGATACCAACTAAAAAAAATATTCAATAA
- a CDS encoding glycoside hydrolase family 16 protein, with amino-acid sequence MKKLKNIYIILFSMAFTFLGCQENTYEFGSIVAPSNITVTAEIVGADATNPNGDGSGTVNFVATADNATSYTFYYDGIGKTSPAGNATFNFSIIGLNTYTVNVVASGTGGVTSSKVIQVDVLSTYSAPADLITMLTNDSTQEWRVKSEDPGHFGVGPADEVSPIWYAAAPGEKSITGMYDDAYVFNVDGTIKYITNSTNDDPATDVSGTIFGQAPPMDQELGVNGSVANPGNEYENYPLDDFDGIWTLTAPNDQETITLSGNGFFGFYVGGDHTYKIITRSATEMMLKTIGADGLAWFVVLTNQEPANNNLVTQYTNLVWEDDFNTDGAPNAANWTYDLGAGGWGNGELQTYTNNAENVIVEGGLLKIIAKANGGGYTSARLKSEGLQEFTYGRYEIRAKLPASEGTWPAIWMLGSNFSQVSWPAAGEIDIMEQTGSDKNQVLSTLHYPGNFGGGGPSEKTTVTTSTTEFHNYTVEWSATKIQFAVDDVVFHTFTNDSTLPFNADFFFILNVAMGGTLGGTVDPAFTEDMMEIDYVKVFQ; translated from the coding sequence ATGAAAAAACTTAAAAATATTTATATAATATTATTCTCTATGGCATTTACCTTTTTAGGATGTCAAGAAAACACATATGAGTTTGGAAGCATAGTAGCACCGTCTAATATTACTGTTACCGCAGAAATAGTTGGTGCAGATGCAACAAATCCAAATGGAGATGGAAGCGGAACAGTTAATTTTGTAGCAACTGCAGATAATGCAACTTCTTATACATTTTATTATGATGGAATTGGTAAAACTTCTCCAGCAGGAAATGCTACATTTAATTTTAGCATTATAGGTTTAAATACTTATACAGTGAACGTAGTTGCTTCGGGAACAGGAGGTGTAACTTCAAGTAAAGTTATTCAAGTAGATGTTTTATCTACGTATTCTGCACCAGCAGATTTAATTACAATGCTTACTAATGATAGTACGCAAGAATGGAGAGTAAAATCTGAAGACCCAGGCCATTTTGGTGTTGGTCCAGCAGATGAAGTATCTCCAATTTGGTATGCAGCTGCTCCAGGTGAAAAATCTATTACAGGAATGTATGATGACGCCTATGTTTTTAATGTAGATGGTACTATAAAATACATTACTAACAGTACTAATGACGATCCTGCAACAGATGTTTCAGGAACTATATTTGGTCAAGCACCACCAATGGATCAAGAGTTGGGTGTTAATGGTTCTGTAGCGAATCCAGGAAATGAATATGAAAATTATCCATTAGATGATTTTGATGGAATTTGGACATTAACTGCACCAAATGATCAAGAAACAATTACACTTTCAGGGAATGGATTTTTCGGTTTTTATGTAGGTGGAGATCATACTTATAAAATTATTACAAGATCAGCAACAGAAATGATGTTGAAAACTATTGGAGCAGATGGTTTAGCGTGGTTTGTAGTTTTAACAAATCAAGAACCAGCAAATAATAATTTAGTTACTCAATATACCAATTTAGTTTGGGAAGATGATTTTAATACAGATGGAGCACCAAATGCTGCAAACTGGACCTATGATTTAGGTGCTGGAGGTTGGGGTAATGGAGAACTTCAAACGTATACAAATAATGCTGAAAACGTAATAGTAGAAGGTGGTTTATTAAAAATTATTGCTAAAGCAAATGGAGGTGGTTATACTTCTGCAAGATTAAAATCAGAAGGATTACAAGAATTTACATATGGTAGATACGAGATAAGAGCAAAGTTACCAGCTTCTGAAGGAACTTGGCCAGCAATTTGGATGTTAGGATCTAACTTTAGTCAAGTTAGTTGGCCAGCAGCTGGAGAAATTGATATTATGGAGCAAACAGGTTCAGATAAAAATCAAGTTTTAAGTACACTTCATTATCCAGGTAATTTTGGTGGAGGTGGTCCTTCAGAAAAAACAACAGTAACAACTTCTACAACAGAATTTCATAATTATACTGTAGAATGGTCTGCAACAAAAATTCAGTTTGCAGTAGATGATGTTGTGTTCCATACTTTTACTAATGATTCTACATTACCATTTAATGCAGATTTCTTTTTTATCTTAAATGTAGCAATGGGTGGTACTCTTGGAGGAACTGTAGATCCTGCATTTACAGAAGATATGATGGAAATTGACTACGTAAAAGTATTTCAATAA
- a CDS encoding RagB/SusD family nutrient uptake outer membrane protein, with product MKKYIQKIKVSIFFIASLVLLNACSDDYLDNTKLYAIDSESFFNSEADYYNALVAAYDPLQSTFINVLMGEIASNNTLCGGESATDVPGYQQIDDMTHSPVNAQLKNLWDWMFGGVNRAAYIIENKDKTDFEGNEVIIAEAYFLRAYYNFELVKWFGDIPIKPEGRFKLGEEKTIPRSPKADVYALIESDLKFAVANLNYTAPQVGRATKGAAEALLGKVYLFQDKFLEASTTLESVIVNGPYMLESDYNKIFEFQGENGSGSVFEVQYTDIEGAGFGCLQCSEGNVAVGFQGVRGYSGDLYTSGFSFNVPTQEMVDQFEAGDNRKDVAILDINAWSTATGASFTTGYEHTGYFNRKYIPRKRSADAAGDLNLTNPNNYRAIRFADVLLMAAEANNRKPSANDTKARLYLNRVRARAFGNSNNDITAGGSALTEMIYKERRVELVGEGHHFFDLVRTGRGAEIPGFQSSKNEVFPIPLEEIQFSQGNWSQNQGYTN from the coding sequence ATGAAAAAATATATTCAAAAAATAAAAGTAAGCATCTTCTTTATCGCAAGTTTAGTTTTGCTAAATGCTTGTTCAGATGATTATTTAGACAATACAAAATTATATGCAATCGATTCAGAATCATTCTTTAATTCAGAAGCAGATTATTATAACGCACTTGTTGCTGCTTATGATCCTTTACAATCTACATTTATAAATGTATTAATGGGAGAAATAGCTTCTAATAATACACTTTGTGGTGGTGAAAGTGCAACAGATGTGCCCGGTTATCAACAAATTGATGATATGACACATTCTCCAGTAAATGCACAATTAAAAAATCTTTGGGATTGGATGTTTGGAGGAGTTAATAGAGCTGCTTACATTATCGAAAATAAAGATAAAACAGACTTTGAGGGAAATGAAGTTATAATTGCAGAAGCTTATTTTTTAAGAGCATATTACAATTTCGAATTGGTTAAATGGTTTGGTGATATTCCTATTAAACCAGAAGGTCGTTTTAAACTTGGTGAAGAAAAAACAATACCAAGATCTCCAAAAGCAGATGTTTATGCTTTAATTGAGAGTGATTTAAAATTTGCAGTAGCAAATTTAAATTATACAGCTCCTCAAGTAGGTAGAGCAACAAAAGGTGCTGCAGAAGCATTGTTAGGAAAGGTGTATTTATTTCAAGACAAATTTTTAGAGGCATCAACAACTTTAGAAAGTGTAATTGTAAATGGTCCTTATATGTTAGAGTCAGATTATAACAAAATCTTTGAATTTCAAGGAGAAAATGGTTCTGGTTCAGTTTTTGAAGTACAATATACAGATATAGAAGGTGCTGGTTTTGGATGTTTGCAGTGTAGTGAAGGAAATGTGGCTGTAGGTTTTCAGGGAGTAAGAGGTTATTCTGGAGATTTATACACTTCTGGTTTCAGTTTTAATGTGCCAACTCAAGAAATGGTAGATCAATTCGAAGCAGGAGATAATCGTAAAGACGTAGCTATTTTAGATATTAATGCATGGTCTACTGCAACAGGAGCAAGTTTTACAACTGGTTATGAGCACACTGGGTATTTCAACAGAAAATACATTCCTAGAAAAAGAAGTGCAGATGCAGCAGGAGATTTAAACTTAACAAACCCTAATAATTACAGAGCAATTCGTTTTGCAGATGTTTTATTAATGGCTGCAGAGGCAAACAATAGAAAACCTAGTGCAAATGATACAAAAGCTAGATTATATCTAAATAGAGTTAGAGCGAGAGCTTTTGGTAACTCTAATAACGATATTACTGCTGGTGGTTCTGCTTTAACAGAGATGATTTACAAAGAACGTAGAGTTGAATTAGTTGGTGAAGGTCATCATTTTTTCGACTTGGTTAGAACTGGTAGAGGAGCAGAAATTCCAGGATTTCAGTCAAGTAAAAATGAGGTTTTTCCAATTCCATTAGAAGAAATACAATTCTCTCAAGGAAATTGGAGTCAGAATCAAGGATATACAAACTAA
- a CDS encoding glycosyl hydrolase family 17 protein, protein MRKSNIIKVNFKLSIFILILMVAFGCSNNKEVEKPQKEEMTAAKILGNPNYLAISYGGYREKSREIQPTIAELKEDMKILSAMGIKILRTYNVQPKLPHAANVLKAISELKKEDASFEMYVMLGAWIDCLNAWTDKTPNHDIESPANAGEIARAVALAKQYPDIVKVIAVGNEAMVKWAASYFVQPNIILKWVNHLQDLKIKGELSKDLWITSSDDFSSWGGGDSVYHTEDLEKLIKSVDYISTHTYPYHNSHHNPEFWKTPNYLSNLTDKEKVDEAMSRALSFTKNQYRGVVNYMKSLGVHKPVHIGETGWSTISNGHYGANGSRVSDEYKQGLYHQKIREWTKKEGISCFYFEAFDEQWKDAENPKGSENHFGLINLKGEAKFPLWEAVDKGVFNGLTRNGKPITKTFNGNKENLMKTVLVPNTEYPK, encoded by the coding sequence ATGAGAAAAAGTAACATTATAAAAGTAAATTTTAAACTATCAATATTCATTTTAATATTGATGGTTGCTTTTGGATGCTCTAATAATAAAGAGGTAGAAAAACCTCAAAAAGAAGAAATGACAGCAGCTAAAATTTTAGGGAACCCTAATTATTTAGCTATTTCTTATGGAGGTTATAGAGAAAAATCAAGAGAGATTCAACCAACAATTGCAGAATTAAAAGAAGATATGAAAATTCTTTCTGCGATGGGAATTAAGATTTTAAGAACCTATAATGTACAACCAAAATTGCCTCATGCAGCAAATGTTTTAAAAGCAATTTCTGAACTTAAAAAAGAAGATGCAAGTTTTGAAATGTATGTAATGTTAGGTGCTTGGATAGATTGTTTAAATGCTTGGACAGACAAAACACCAAATCATGATATTGAAAGTCCAGCAAATGCTGGGGAAATTGCAAGAGCTGTTGCTTTGGCAAAACAATATCCAGATATTGTAAAAGTAATTGCAGTTGGTAATGAAGCCATGGTAAAATGGGCAGCAAGTTATTTTGTGCAACCAAACATTATTTTAAAATGGGTAAATCATTTGCAAGATTTAAAGATAAAAGGAGAATTATCTAAAGATTTATGGATTACCAGTTCAGATGATTTTTCTTCTTGGGGTGGAGGAGATTCTGTATATCACACAGAAGATTTAGAAAAATTGATAAAATCAGTAGATTACATTTCTACACACACCTATCCTTACCATAATTCACATCACAACCCAGAATTTTGGAAAACACCAAATTATTTAAGCAATCTTACTGACAAAGAAAAGGTAGATGAAGCCATGTCTAGAGCTTTAAGTTTTACTAAAAATCAGTATAGAGGTGTAGTAAATTATATGAAAAGTTTGGGAGTTCATAAACCAGTTCATATTGGAGAAACAGGTTGGTCAACAATTTCTAACGGACATTATGGAGCAAATGGTTCTAGAGTTAGCGATGAATATAAACAAGGATTATATCATCAAAAAATAAGGGAATGGACAAAAAAAGAAGGAATTTCTTGTTTCTATTTTGAAGCTTTTGATGAACAATGGAAAGATGCTGAAAATCCTAAAGGATCAGAAAATCATTTTGGATTGATAAACCTAAAAGGCGAGGCAAAATTTCCACTTTGGGAAGCTGTTGATAAAGGTGTATTTAATGGTTTAACCAGAAATGGAAAACCAATAACAAAAACCTTTAATGGTAATAAAGAAAATTTAATGAAAACAGTTTTGGTGCCTAATACAGAGTATCCAAAGTAA